The following proteins are encoded in a genomic region of Lutra lutra chromosome 16, mLutLut1.2, whole genome shotgun sequence:
- the SMIM36 gene encoding small integral membrane protein 36 → MEFYLEIDPVTLNLIILVASYVILLLVFLISCVLYDCQGKDPSKEYAPETTLDAQPSIRLVVMQQSTSEDPWARRPSLHFGDPALLGKKSTMV, encoded by the coding sequence ATGGAGTTTTACTTGGAGATTGACCCTGTCACCTTGAACCTGATCATCCTAGTAGCCAGCTACGTTATCTTACTCCTGGTGTTCCTCATCTCCTGCGTGCTGTATGACTGCCAAGGCAAGGACCCCAGTAAGGAGTACGCTCCCGAGACCACCCTTGATGCCCAGCCCTCCATCCGCTTGGTGGTGATGCAGCAGAGTACTTCAGAGGACCCCTGGGCAAGGAGGCCCAGCCTTCATTTTGGGGATCCTGCTCTACTAGGGAAGAAAAGCACAATGGTGTGA